A genome region from Hevea brasiliensis isolate MT/VB/25A 57/8 chromosome 9, ASM3005281v1, whole genome shotgun sequence includes the following:
- the LOC110665479 gene encoding uncharacterized protein LOC110665479, giving the protein MASSDKLKVVDRDVKKKDHKDEKKGGFIGVLLGFIEKVMDFIRYIVVKIKGAIGFGMPTAKVTGFHIPSINLKEANLVFDVLVENPTIIPIPLIDINYLIESGGRKLVSGLIPDAGTIHAHGKETIKIPVNLIYDDIKSTHHDIRPGSIIPYRIKVDFIVDIPIFGRLTLPLEKTGEIPIPHKPDIDLEKIHLKRFSFEETVAVLHLKLENINDFDLALNGLDCEVWLSDESIGGAEIAKSTKVDKKGIGYIDIPITFRPKDFGSAIWDIIRSKSIHYAIKGHINVDTPFGAMKLPIGKEGGTTRIKKNKDDDDDDDDEVP; this is encoded by the coding sequence ATGGCTTCTTCTGATAAGCTGAAAGTTGTGGATAGAGATGTTAAGAAAAAAGATCACAAGGATGAAAAGAAGGGTGGATTTATTGGCGTGCTACTTGGATTTATTGAAAAGGTAATGGACTTCATTCGTTACATTGTCGTAAAGATTAAGGGAGCTATTGGTTTTGGCATGCCAACTGCGAAAGTTACAGGGTTTCATATCCCGTCAATAAATCTAAAGGAGGCCAATCTTGTTTTTGATGTGCTTGTTGAGAACCCCACCATTATTCCAATCCCTCTAATTGACATCAACTACTTAATTGAGAGTGGTGGACGGAAACTTGTTTCAGGCTTAATACCAGATGCTGGAACTATTCACGCACATGGCAAGGAGACTATCAAAATACCagttaatttgatttatgacgaTATAAAAAGCACACATCATGATATTAGGCCTGGAAGTATCATTCCTTACAGGATTAAGGTTGATTTCATTGTAGATATTCCAATCTTTGGAAGGCTAACTCTGCCCCTTGAGAAAACTGGAGAGATTCCAATACCTCACAAGCCTGATATTGATCTTGAGAAAATACACCTTAAAAGGTTTTCCTTTGAAGAAACTGTTGCTGTGCTTCATTTGAAGTTAGAAAACATTAATGATTTTGACTTGGCCCTCAATGGATTAGACTGTGAGGTTTGGCTATCTGATGAGAGCATCGGGGGTGCAGAAATAGCCAAATCTACAAAAGTCGACAAAAAAGGGATTGGTTACATTGACATTCCCATCACCTTCAGGCCTAAGGACTTTGGCTCTGCAATTTGGGACATTATTAGAAGCAAAAGCATTCATTATGCTATAAAAGGACATATTAATGTTGACACACCTTTTGGAGCAATGAAGTTACCCATAGGCAAGGAGGGTGGTACAACCCGCATCAAGAAGAACAAAGATGAtgacgatgatgatgatgatgaggtACCTTAA